The Methanosphaera sp. BMS genome contains a region encoding:
- a CDS encoding MATE family efflux transporter encodes MSVPLIISMLLVSIYNLADAAWVAGLGSDALAGVGFVTPLFLILVGLGNGLGAGATSSIAKYIGQQKKEKADNGGLHVIIITIIISLLVTVALLLILKPILAMMGAGTTTSYALDYGYLMFGGTIFFVLPNAMYGILRAEGDVNRTMHAMAISGVLNIIIDPIFIYVLNLGVKGAALATLISSGLVIIIIAYWFYIKEDTYVKPTIANYQFSREITFDILKVGIPASLELLMTAILTAVLSTILTTVASTDAVAVYTTGWRVVSLGTMPIIGISTALVSIVGANFGAKQFENIKLAHHYSMKLAFLIAVLTGVLIYVFAPQIVMLFSYSTNSAHLADSMVGFLRVMTFYYLFMAFGAPSTFLFQGVGKGLTAMFQTVQRTVIFSIICSYIFAIPMAMGEHGVWYGIVVGQAIATIITFIWSKEYVKRLIKRGT; translated from the coding sequence GCGGATGCAGCCTGGGTAGCGGGACTGGGCTCTGATGCACTGGCAGGGGTAGGATTTGTAACGCCACTGTTTCTGATACTGGTAGGACTGGGAAACGGACTTGGAGCAGGTGCAACCTCATCCATTGCAAAGTATATCGGACAACAGAAGAAAGAAAAGGCAGATAACGGTGGATTACATGTAATTATAATTACTATTATAATATCACTTCTTGTTACCGTGGCACTGCTATTGATATTAAAGCCCATACTGGCCATGATGGGAGCCGGAACAACGACAAGCTACGCATTGGACTACGGCTACCTGATGTTCGGCGGAACGATATTCTTCGTACTTCCAAATGCAATGTATGGAATCCTAAGAGCAGAAGGTGACGTAAACCGTACCATGCATGCAATGGCAATAAGCGGCGTATTAAACATCATAATAGATCCAATATTCATATACGTACTGAATCTCGGCGTAAAAGGAGCAGCCCTAGCCACACTCATATCATCAGGGCTGGTCATAATAATAATAGCATACTGGTTCTACATCAAAGAGGATACCTACGTCAAACCTACAATAGCAAACTATCAATTCAGCCGTGAGATAACATTCGACATACTAAAAGTTGGAATACCTGCAAGCCTTGAATTGTTAATGACGGCAATACTCACGGCGGTTCTATCCACAATACTTACAACCGTCGCATCAACCGATGCAGTGGCAGTCTACACTACAGGCTGGAGAGTGGTAAGTCTGGGTACCATGCCGATAATAGGAATATCCACCGCACTGGTATCCATCGTAGGAGCAAATTTCGGGGCAAAGCAGTTTGAAAACATTAAGCTGGCACATCATTACAGCATGAAGCTGGCATTTCTTATAGCGGTACTTACCGGAGTACTGATATATGTCTTTGCACCACAGATAGTGATGCTCTTTTCATACAGCACAAACAGTGCACACCTTGCAGATTCAATGGTGGGATTCTTAAGGGTGATGACATTCTACTACCTGTTCATGGCATTTGGTGCACCATCCACATTCCTCTTCCAGGGTGTGGGCAAGGGATTGACTGCAATGTTCCAGACAGTACAAAGAACCGTGATATTCAGTATCATATGCTCATACATATTCGCCATACCAATGGCCATGGGCGAACACGGAGTATGGTACGGTATTGTAGTAGGCCAGGCAATAGCCACCATCATTACATTCATCTGGTCAAAGGAATATGTGAAACGATTAATAAAACGTGGAACATAA
- a CDS encoding Ig-like domain-containing protein, producing the protein MTPFEEPVTTGSTITLNAKVTVSDTPITTGKIIFKINGKTLKDANGKVIYAKLDSNGEVSVNYNIGNLKVNTYTVKAVFTDSRYDKIESDTTMTVVKC; encoded by the coding sequence ATAACACCATTCGAAGAACCAGTAACCACAGGCTCAACAATAACACTCAATGCAAAAGTAACAGTCAGTGACACACCAATCACAACGGGAAAAATAATTTTCAAAATCAACGGTAAAACATTGAAAGATGCTAACGGTAAGGTGATTTACGCTAAACTAGACTCCAACGGTGAAGTATCAGTTAATTACAACATTGGCAATCTTAAGGTTAATACCTACACTGTTAAAGCAGTATTTACCGATTCCCGATATGACAAAATAGAAAGTGACACTACTATGACTGTTGTAAAATGTTAA